A part of Arachis hypogaea cultivar Tifrunner chromosome 12, arahy.Tifrunner.gnm2.J5K5, whole genome shotgun sequence genomic DNA contains:
- the LOC112730435 gene encoding receptor-like protein 6 yields the protein MKTTLILWFYLLLPLSLLNFTFTINIVTSQCLGHQQSLLLHLKNGLIFNPAKSKKLIHWNHTDDCCQWKGVACSTKGNVIALDISHEFITGGNLTSLFKLQYLQNLNLAYNEFHFGINSEFKNLKNLRYLNLSNAGFMGQIPTKISHLSNLETLDLSTTFTSSSQHGLKLEKPNIVEFVQNFTRMKELYLDGVAISAKGEEWCHAVSSLQSLQVLSMSSSNLSGPLDPSLTKLQSLSVLQLDHNNLSSPVPDYFGNLSGLNTLQLRSCGLSGVFPKNILQLPSLQVLDVSDNQGLHGSLTNFPNQASLSHLNLSHTNFSGPIPDSIGNLKHFSTLDLSNCQFNGTLPNSISNLAQLVYLDLSFNNLTGPLPSFNRSKALKTLYLNHNYLNGTLPSTHFEGLTNLVSINLEVNSLHGRFPSSLFSLPSLQLLFLANNRFDGQLDEFPNGSSSSIEMLDLSDNNFQGHIPMSIFQLKRLNLLQLSTNKFNGTIKLSMIRQRLQNLATLDLSHNNLSVVDDNDIPFPKLNNFWLASCKLGTFPSFLRNQSTLLYLDLSSNQIEGTIPNWIWRFEFLAALNLSQNSLTDMEGPFQNLSSAMFLLDLHDNQLQGPAHIFTKNMVYLDYSNNRFSSIPAKIGDSIPFSIYIFLSGNNFHEKIDESICNISTLRVLDLSHNGFIGNIPECLTTRKSSSLKLLSLAGNKLSGQISDTFSTSCDLRLLDLNGNLLEGTIPKSLANCQNLQVLNVGNNQLIDEFPCFLKNISTLRVMVLRSNKFYGHIGCSNVIGNWEKLQIVDVAANKFSGMLPTTLFQNWKALMSNKDDDMSRFDHLSFDIYDNNTSSVTLETITTIYSKKSKLKLAKVVSIEPLYVVDHLLSHVYGEVSSLRRYADSVTIVIKGQQMKLEKILIAFTSLDFSSNQFEGPIPEEIMSFKALHALNLSHNAFSGHIPSTLGNLRNLESLDLSMNSLRGEIPTELASLSFLAIMNLSYNHLVGRIPTGTQIQSFGANSFVGNEALCGPPLTQGCGGEEQGLLPTSSKTTNSHSSSSVNWSLLSVELGFTFGFGIFMMPLILWKKWRLWYSKKVDEALYKIVPQLDFVYERRGGKRYRSLRWKPY from the coding sequence ATGAAAACCACCCTTATCTTGTGGTTTTATTTGCTACTACCCTTGTCCCTATTAAACTTCACTTTCACCATTAACATTGTTACTTCCCAATGTCTTGGCCATCAACAATCTTTGCTACTCCATTTGAAGAACGGCCTCATATTTAACCCAGCTAAGTCCAAGAAACTAATTCATTGGAACCACACTGATGATTGTTGCCAATGGAAAGGTGTAGCTTGCAGCACCAAGGGAAATGTTATTGCTCTTGACATAAGCCATGAATTCATCACTGGAGGAAACTTAACTAGTCTCTTCAAACTGCAATATTTGCAGAATTTGAATTTGGCTTATAATGAGTTCCACTTTGGAATTAATTCCGAGTTCAAAAACCTGAAGAATCTCAGGTATTTGAATTTGTCAAATGCTGGTTTCATGGGACAAATTCCAACTAAAATCTCTCACTTGTCCAACTTGGAAACTCTAGATTTGTCTACCACATTCACCTCATCATCACAACATGGTCTAAAACTTGAGAAGCCAAACATTGTAGAGTTTGTGCAAAACTTTACAAGAATGAAAGAACTGTATCTAGATGGTGTTGCAATTTCAGCCAAAGGAGAGGAGTGGTGCCATGCTGTTTCTTCCCTACAAAGTTTACAAGTTTTGAGTATGTCCTCTTCCAATCTCTCTGGCCCTCTTGATCCTTCATTAACAAAGCTTCAATCTCTCTCAGTACTTCAACTAGACCATAACAATTTGTCAAGCCCAGTTCCTGATTACTTTGGGAATTTGTCTGGCTTAAACACATTGCAGCTCAGAAGTTGCGGATTGAGTGGAGTTTTTCCAAAAAATATCTTGCAACTACCATCACTTCAAGTTCTTGATGTGTCTGATAATCAAGGTCTTCATGGTTCCTTAACAAACTTCCCAAATCAAGCATCTCTCAGTCACTTGAATCTTAGCCACACAAATTTCTCAGGTCCTATACCAGATTCTATTGGCAATTTGAAACATTTTTCTACACTAGATTTGTCCAATTGCCAATTCAATGGGACACTTCCCAATTCAATCTCAAATCTTGCCCAACTTGTTTATCTTGATTTGTCATTCAATAATCTTACTGGTCCACTTCCATCTTTCAATAGATCAAAGGCCTTGAAAACTTTGTATCTTAATCATAATTATCTGAATGGTACACTTCCATCCACCCATTTTGAAGGCCTTACAAATCTTGTGAGCATTAATTTAGAAGTTAACTCTCTACATGGAAGATTCCCTTCATCTTTGTTTTCACTTCCATCCCTACAACTTCTCTTTCTTGCTAACAATAGATTTGATGGCCAACTTGATGAGTTCCCAAATGGTTCCTCTTCCTCAATAGAGATGCTTGATTTAAGTGATAACAATTTTCAAGGGCATATTCCTATGTCTATCTTTCAACTGAAAAGGCTCAATTTACTTCAACTTTCCACAAACAAGTTCAATGGCACCATAAAATTGAGTATGATTCGTCAAAGGCTACAAAATTTGGCAACACTTGATCTCTCACACAACAACTTGTCAGTTGTGGATGACAATGACATTCCATTTCCCAAGTTGAATAATTTCTGGTTGGCTTCATGCAAGTTGGGTACATTTCCTTCATTTTTGAGAAATCAAAGCACTTTGCTTTATTTAGACTTATCCAGCAACCAAATTGAAGGAACCATACCCAACTGGATTTGGAGATTTGAGTTTTTGGCCGCCTTGAATCTTTCTCAGAATTCTCTAACGGATATGGAAGGGCCTTTCCAAAATCTGAGTTCAGCCATGTTCCTGCTAGATCTTCATGACAATCAATTGCAAGGGCCAGCACACATTTTCACCAAGAACATGGTTTACTTGGACTACTCCAATAATAGATTCAGTTCTATACCAGCAAAAATTGGTGACTCTATTCCTTTCtccatttatatatttttatcaggCAACAATTTTCATGAAAAAATCGATGAGTCCATTTGCAATATTTCAACTCTTAGAGTGCTTGATCTTTCACATAATGGCTTCATTGGCAACATTCCTGAGTGCTTGACAACAAGGAAGAGTAGCTCCCTGAAACTTCTAAGTCTTGCTGGAAACAAACTCAGTGGCCAAATTTCAGATACATTCTCAACTTCTTGTGATCTAAGGCTTCTTGATCTCAATGGAAATCTTTTAGAGGGAACCATCCCAAAATCTTTGGCTAATTGCCAAAACCTCCAAGTCTTAAATGTTGGAAACAATCAATTGATTGATGAGTTCCCATGCTTCTTGAAGAACATTTCTACACTGAGAGTCATGGTCTTGaggtcaaacaaattttatggacaTATTGGATGCTCCAATGTGATTGGCAACTGGGAAAAGCTTCAAATTGTTGATGTAGCTGCCAACAAATTCAGTGGCATGTTACCAACAACACTCTTTCAGAATTGGAAAGCATTGATGTCTAACAAAGATGATGATATGTCAAGGTTTGACCATTTGTCTTTTGATATTTATGATAACAATACAAGTTCTGTGACTCTTGAGACTATAACTACAATTTACTCAAAGAAGAGTAAACTGAAGTTAGCTAAAGTTGTTTCTATTGAGCCACTTTATGTGGTGGATCACTTGCTCTCTCATGTCTACGGAGAGGTTTCAAGTCTTCGTAGGTATGCGGATTCAGTTACCATTGTAATCAAAGGTCAACAAATGAAGTTGGAAAAGATTCTCATTGCATTCACTTCATTGGATTTCTCATCCAACCAATTTGAAGGGCCAATACCAGAAGAGATCATGAGTTTCAAAGCATTGCATGCTCTTAACTTGTCACACAATGCATTCTCAGGCCATATTCCTTCAACTTTGGGAAACTTGAGAAATCTTGAATCCTTAGACTTGTCAATGAATTCTCTGAGGGGAGAGATTCCAACTGAACTTGCAAGCTTATCTTTTCTTGCCATCATGAATCTCTCCTATAATCATCTTGTGGGGAGAATTCCAACAGGCACTCAAATTCAATCGTTTGGAGCAAATTCATTTGTGGGAAATGAAGCGTTATGTGGACCTCCATTGACACAAGGTTGTGGTGGAGAAGAGCAAGGGTTGTTACCAACATCATCTAAAACTACTAACTCTCATAGTAGTAGTTCAGTTAATTGGAGTTTGTTAAGTGTAGAGTTGGGATTTACTTTTGGATTTGGAATATTCATGATGCCACTGATTTTGTGGAAGAAATGGAGGTTGTGGTACTCCAAGAAAGTAGACGAAGCTCTATACAAGATTGTGCCTCAACTTGATTTTGTATATGAACGTCGTGGTGGGAAGAGATATAGATCTTTAAGATGGAAGCCTTATTGA